ATCCTTATGTCAGCCATTGTCGGAATAATAAGGAATTTCTGCGAGTTTCTGTTTATATTTACTAGTTCACTTTTTACATTAAGTTTAGCTGACAGTTTTGAGAAGCATCCAATCTGAACGAAAGCTCTACGTAAACTGGTGTCAGAGCACATTTTTGCTAAGTCTCATGAGATAGCGTTGAATGAAAtcaatattcaattcaatacatacaattgcaattaaaaacttttgttcCTTCTCCACAGAATATTGATAAATCCAAATATATTGCAGGGAATTTAGGAGAgaaagaattaaattttgataaaaagtattatcaaaaaaaagcaattaacAGCAGCAATCAACTTACTCTGACGAACAAAATTTTACATAATAGGAAtataattttgcatattttcgcAAAGTAAAATAGAGACTTTGCAAAGCGATCGTATTGAAGTTGAAGCTTAAGATCGCTACCATAGACAGCAGAGTAAAAGTTTGAATTATTTTGGTGAGCGTATAACTGGTCAGCCCGTCAAGAGAGCGGAAGCGTCAGGTTAATTCAAAGAGAGGGCAAGGAGGGGCCAATGGGAACAAAAACATGCtttggaatttatttacaacatacaaatttaaatttataaaatttctatttttatatttattgttaaaatacaatattaaaagctataaagtaattacaaatattttaaaatttttgacaTTATTGTAACATACGTGGAGTGTCGGTCTGTTTTCTAGTAAATTATTCTTGATAAGTGGATTGAAGTAGTACTTGAGTATTGACAAATAACtcgttataatttttttatcaACAGTGAACTCTACTAGCATTACAATTATTATCACTGTGACATTATGGATTTTACGTAACATGCTTATAATAAtggataattttttttttttgaaataccTAGATAGCTTCTTTCGCTGCAAGGttcattgttgttcttggcctatcaaatactattattagtgtattattattaaatcaattcgcaaaaatatatttcattactttGGCAGTTATGATATCAACAATATATaagataattttattttttttccttttcattcTTACGATTCATAACGTCATCGTAGCTTGGAGGAGGATCagttgcattaaaaatattgttaatatcACCTGATCTGTCCAAATTCTGAGAATCAGTGTTTAATACGCCATAACTTGGTGCTATTGCTAAATCATTCTGGGACTCGTCGTTTAAGTTATCCAAAGTTGGAGgtgtaacaaaaacaatctgGGAATCACAATTTATGTTACTACACCTTGAACCAATTACACCACCACTGGGAGAATCATTGTGTAAGTTGGAGTGATAAGAGCCTATAGCGGAACGAAGATTATCTGACAGATCTTCAATATTAGTTTCAACCGCCGTCgcacttattattatattattatctgGGTCAGAAGTTAAACTGCTTCTAATGTCTGTAGTTGGATTATCCATTTTTTTACCCAATaagaatattacaaaaagaacaaatagCATGTAAACTGTGAATAGATATtaggaaatataaattaattgtttttaatttttttttaaagttttaaggTACTTActatttacaataattgtgAATACCCAGACTCCAATACTCAAGTGGCTGTAGTTAGTACACGCGAGTCGAATGATTAATATACATGTCGTGATAGCAAACCAGATTATTATATCGCTCTTTCCCCAATTGCTGCATTTTCCCGAAAAGACCAAGTTTATCCATATATTTATAAGGTAGAGTATAAACCATATCACCAACATTCCCACTGAAAAacataattgtttttcatatgCCTATATGGTTAATCAGAGATAGGTGAATATGGCTAACTTGTGAAAAGATCCGCCGCAGCGATGATTTCGAGTCCAATGCAGATTATCGAGTAGGCCACACTAACTTGAGCTGTTAAAGCTGCCCACATCTTAATGTCACTCGTCTCTTTAACCATTATCAATGGTAATGAACTGTTTTCGTGTTtctgtttattaattaatagttTACTTTTCACTTTTACTTAGCTGACAGTATTGAAAAGCAGCCAACCTGAAAGGTAGCTTCATGTAGACTGATGTCAGAGCACATTCTTCTAAGCTCTATGAGATATCAACGAATGAAATCAGCAACATATACATAacgagagagaggaagagaaagaaagagcgaATAAGTGAGCGAGGTGATAAGCAAGAGCTGTACACTGCCCAATTGTCTAGAGCGAGCACATGATGTGGAATCTATTCAGTTAGCAAAACAATATTcgattaaaatacttttactaGAATTGCGCATACCCTcacaaaaaaatcattttaggCACATTGATTATAGACTTCGTGACACAACAATTACGCTTACATTATATCTgaagttaatttttatatgatttcatatattattgtGAATGAAACCCAAAaccaaattgatttaaaatcaCTTGTTATAAAGAACATTAGAAAATACATGTTGGGAAAAAGTTAAAAAGAAGATGGGGAATTAACTAGTATAGTAGccaagctaaaaataattttcagaAACTTAAAGGAATCTTCTTTAAGAATTAACATATCTAAATTGTGGTTGGCCTACTTTTGTTACTTATAAGCAAATGATCcgcaaaaaattgttatagcatttttttttgactttacGTGAAAGTTCCAAAACTGGAACTTAAAATAGATTATGAATCCACATATTAGTTATAAGAATAAGTTGACTCTTAACACGccattattcttattt
This is a stretch of genomic DNA from Drosophila albomicans strain 15112-1751.03 chromosome 3, ASM965048v2, whole genome shotgun sequence. It encodes these proteins:
- the LOC117569836 gene encoding uncharacterized protein LOC117569836 isoform X1; this encodes MVKETSDIKMWAALTAQVSVAYSIICIGLEIIAAADLFTMGMLVIWFILYLINIWINLVFSGKCSNWGKSDIIIWFAITTCILIIRLACTNYSHLSIGVWVFTIIVNIYMLFVLFVIFLLGKKMDNPTTDIRSSLTSDPDNNIIISATAVETNIEDLSDNLRSAIGSYHSNLHNDSPSGGVIGSRCSNINCDSQIVFVTPPTLDNLNDESQNDLAIAPSYGVLNTDSQNLDRSGDINNIFNATDPPPSYDDVMNRKNEKEKK
- the LOC117569836 gene encoding uncharacterized protein LOC117569836 isoform X2, which produces MVKETSDIKMWAALTAQVSVAYSIICIGLEIIAAADLFTMGMLVIWFILYLINIWINLVFSGKCSNWGKSDIIIWFAITTCILIIRLACTNYSHLSIGVWVFTIIVNIYMLFVLFVIFLLGKKMDNPTTDIRSSLTSDPDNNIIISATAVETNIEDLSDNLRSAIGSYHSNLHNDSPSGGVIGSRCSNINCDSQIVFVTPPTLDNLNDESQNDLAIAPSYGVLNTDSQNLDRSGDINNIFNASDPPPSYDDVMNRKNEKEKK